In one Ascaphus truei isolate aAscTru1 chromosome 16 unlocalized genomic scaffold, aAscTru1.hap1 SUPER_16_unloc_1, whole genome shotgun sequence genomic region, the following are encoded:
- the LOC142474158 gene encoding rho-related GTP-binding protein RhoG-like yields the protein MQTIKCVVVGDGAVGKTCLLISYTTNAFPEEYIPTVFDNYSAQMTVDGRTVSLNLWDTAGQEEYDRLRTLSYPQTNVFIICFSIGSPSSHANVRHKWHPEVSHHCPNVPILLVGTKRDLRSDAETIKKLKEQSLAPSTPQQGSSLAKQIGAVKYLECSALHQDGVREVFAEAVRAVLYPVTKKNTKKCVLL from the coding sequence ATGCAGACAATAAAATGTGTCGTGGTTGGTGATGGAGCAGTTGGAAAAACGTGCCTTCTCATCAGTTATACCACTAATGCCTTTCCTGAGGAATATATCCCCACAGTGTTTGACAACTACAGTGCCCAGATGACAGTGGACGGCAGAACTGTGAGCCTAAACCTGTGGGACACGGCTGGGCAGGAAGAGTATGATCGCCTGCGTACCCTGTCCTATCCTCAGACCAATGTCTTCATTATCTGCTTTTCCATTGGCAGCCCATCTTCCCATGCCAATGTACGGCACAAGTGGCACCCAGAGGTTTCTCATCACTGTCCCAATGTGCCAATCTTACTTGTGGGTACTAAAAGAGATCTCCGAAGTGATGCAGAAACCATAAAGAAGCTGAAGGAGCAAAGCCTTGCTCCCAGCACCCCACAGCAAGGTTCATCGCTTGCTAAACAAATTGGAGCAGTGAAGTACCTGGAATGCTCTGCTCTGCACCAGGACGGGGTCAGAGAGGTGTTTGCCGAAGCTGTTCGAGCTGTTTTATATCCCGTGACAAAGAAAAACACCAAGAAGTGTGTTTTACTATAG